A part of Aegilops tauschii subsp. strangulata cultivar AL8/78 chromosome 2, Aet v6.0, whole genome shotgun sequence genomic DNA contains:
- the LOC123497194 gene encoding protein ANTAGONIST OF LIKE HETEROCHROMATIN PROTEIN 1-like, which translates to MECYGRPRYFYKMFRMGNDVFMALHDLLVSAYGLTSTTNVSSIESLAMFLWIVGGPQSFAQAENRFVRSLWTVHTKFKEVLLCLRKLAKDNIKPRDPTFRHEHEKIKEERFWPHFKGAIGAIDGSHVPVSVPADDAVNHRCRHGFTSQNVLAVCDFDMRFTFVVAGWPGCAHDTRVLNHALAHFPSFPIPPKGKYYLVDSGYPNRTGYLAPFKGSTYHLPEFRLRRHRPPEGKYELFNFSHSSLRNVVERAFGVLKQKWRILKGVPSFSPRTQKHIIIACMALHNFIHDSKLSDKVFDKCDADDEYVPPVLRKEVAPTQADPVEEEENEDSMNNIRSRIADACLAMAR; encoded by the exons ATGGAGTGTTACGGTCGACCTAGatacttttataaaatgtttcgAATGGGCAATGATGTTTTCATGGCACTTCATGATTTGCTTGTCTCTGCATATGGTTTGACGTCAACCACTAATGTTTCATCAATTGAGTCACTGGCCATGTTCTTATGGATTGTTGGAGGCCCTCAATCATTTGCTCAAGCTGAGAACCGTTTTGTACGATCACTTTGGACAGTTCATACAAAGTTTAAGGAAGTTTTGTTATGTTTGCGCAAGTTAGCGAAAGATAACATCAAACCTAGAGATCCTACTTTTAGGCATGAGCATGAAAAGATTAAGGAAGAGCGTTTCTGGCCTCATTTCAAAGGCGCTATTGGTGCCATAGATGGATCACATGTGCCAGTTTCAGTGCCTGCAGATGATGCGGTTAACCATAGATGTCGACATGGTTTCACATCTCAGAATGTGCTTGCAGTATGTGACTTTGACATGAGGTTTACGTTTGTGGTTGCGGGTTGGCCGGGCTGTGCACATGATACAAGGGTCTTGAATCATGCATTAGCACACTTCCCTTCATTTCCTATACCACCCAAAG GGAAATACTATCTTGTCGACTCTGGGTATCCAAACCGAACGGGATACCTTGCTCCTTTTAAGGGGAGTACATACCATCTGCCGGAATTTCGTCTTCGCCGTCATCGTCCACCTGAAGGGAAGTACGAGTTGTTTAACTTTTCACATTCATCCCTTCGAAATGTTGTTGAGCGTGCTTTCGGGGTACTCAAGCAGAAATGGCGCATCTTGAAAGGGGTCCCAAGTTTCTCACCTCGTACACAGAAGCATATCATCATTGCttgcatggcattgcataatttcATTCATGATAGCAAGTTGAGTGACAAAGTTTTTGATAAATGTGATGCCGATGATGAGTATGTACCTCCAGTGCTACGAAAGGAGGTGGCACCAACACAAGCGGATCCTGTTGAAGAAGAGGAGAACGAAGATAGCATGAACAATATTCGTAGTAGGATAGCTGATGCTTGTCTTGCCATGGCAAGATAA